TAAAATATTTTGGAAAAAAGCCTTATGTTTTCGGGAGATGACACGATATATAAAACATGAAGATTACAGCTGGGATTGCGTACGAATCTTAGCTGTATCTAATATAAAACATCATTATTATGAGAGCAACGGATTGCTCGAGTGAACTTTCAAGGAGGAAATAAAATGAGAATACAACATAATATAGCTGCACAGAACTCTTACAGACAGTTAAGCGGCAACAACAGTGCATTAGGAAAGAACCTGGAAAAATTATCTTCTGGATACAGAATCAACAGAGCTGGCGACGACGCTGCTGGATTGGCTATTTCCGAAAAGATGAGAGCTCAGATTACTGGTCTGCAGAAGGCTCAGGACAATGCAAACGACGGTATCTCCCTAGTGCAGACTGCTGAAGGTGCTTTAACAGAAGTACACAGCATGCTGAACAGAATGACCGAGCTGGCTACCCAGTCTGCTAACGGTACCTTTGACGAGACTACAGACAGAGCAAACCTGCAGAAGGAAGTAGATTCTCTGCTTTCCGAAGTAGATCGTATCGCAGAATCCACTAACTTTAATGGCATCAAGCTTCTGGACGGAACCATGGGCGACAAGATCTCCGCTAAGGGTGCAATTATTGGTGGTGCAACGGCAGCTACTGCAGATCTTGCTGCTACAGCTTCCAAGTTTAAGAGCGATGCTATCGGAGCGGGTACTGCTGGTGATCAGAAGCTCACGGTTACGTATACCGACAGCGATGGAACTTCCAAAAATTTGAAAGTTGACTATACTGGGTCTACTACTGATTCTGAGAATCTAAACGCAATGAAGGAAGCCCTGTCTAAGGATGAAGCCGTTTCCAAGCTATTCAATGTATCCACAGATACTGGCAAGCTGGTTCTGGAAAGCAAGGCAACTGGGGCAAAAGCAGCTACTGTTACCGGTCTGGCAACAGATGATACGGAAGCTACTGCATTAGGTGATGCAGACAATGCAACAAGCGTTGTAGGTGCTGGTGCTGGTAAGGCCTTTACTGGTGTTCTTGAGGCTGACGATAGCATCTCCATCGGCGGTAAGACCTTTAGCTTCAGAGCAAGTGGTAGTACTACGCCTGTACCGGAAGGCACTATTGGCGTAACCCTAGGTGCAGATGATGCGGAAACTACGGCTAATCTGCAGCAGGCTCTGAAAGATAATGGCATCGACAATGTTGCTGTGGCATATGATTCTACAGCTAATTCAGGTGCTGGTCAATTAGATGTAACTTCCAACGGCAAGGGCTTAACCCTGCAGATTGGTGATACAGCAGAAAGCTTCAACAAGCTGACTGTAGGTGTAGGTTCTATGAGCGCTAGCTCCTTAGGAATCGCTGACATCGATATCAGCACACAGGATGGGGCTGCAAATGCACTGGACAAGATTAAGAATGCTATCAACTCCGTATCCTCCACAAGAGGTGACTTGGGTGCTATCCAGAACAGACTGGAACATACTATCAACAACCTGGGTGTAACAGAAGAGAACATGACTTCTGCTGAATCCAGAATCCGTGACGTTGACATGGCTAAGGAAATGATGGCTTACACGAAGAACAACATCTTAGTACAGGCTTCACAGTCTATGTTGGCTCAGGCTAACCAGCTGCCTCAGGGTGTGCTGCAGTTATTACAGTAAGTGCAGATTCGCTGAACGAGTAGTGATTCACTATTTGTATAAGTCAGAACCAAAAATGGTGGGCATATTGCCCACCATTTTTGGTTCTGTTATAAGTATTTTGGTATTTAAGAAGTCCTATAATAAGGGCTTTTTTATTTAATGAAATAAGAATCTTTGTCTGGATTGATGGCATAACACTTCATTCTACATGAGATATGTATATAATTCAATAATTGTAATTATATTGAAAATATGAAATAATATTGGTAAAATATTTATTAAATAAAAGAAAGAAGGAAACAACATGAAACGACTTATAGCAATTTTTATGACAATGTGCCTAGTATTAGGGTTATCCAGTGTGGGTGTATGGGCAGCTGAGGATGCTACTTGGCAGACGAAAACACCCATGCTTACAGCAAGATATTATGCAGCTTCTTCAGCAGTAGGAAATAAAATATATATTCTTGGTGGTACTGGCATTATCGGCGCTAAAACAGGTAAGCTAGATAGTGTAGAAGTTTATGATGCACAAACGGATACTTGGACTACAGGTAAATCCATGCCTACGGCAAGGGCTGGTTTAACATCTTCAGTAGTAAGAAATAAAATATATGCTATTGGAGGTGCCAATGATTCAGGTAATCTAGCGGCCGTAGAAATCTATGATACGCAAACAGATACTTGGACTACAGGTAAATCCATGCCTACAGCAAGAGAGGGTGCAGCATCTTCAGTAGTAGGAAATAAAATATATGTCATGGGTGGTGTTAGCATTATCGGCACTAATCCAAGGATAATAGAGACCGTAGAAATTTATGATACGGAAACAGATACTTGGACTACAGGTAAATCAATGCCTACAGCAAGGTCCCTTTTAACATCTTCAGTCGTAGGAAATAAAATATATGCTATTGGGGGTGGCAATAATTCACAGAGACTGTCGACCGTAGAAATCTATGATACGCAAACAGATACTTGGACTATAGGTAAATCAATGCCTGCAGTGAGATACTGCTTAACATCTTCAGCAGTAGGAAATAAAATATATGCTATTGGAGGTCACGATCGTTTAAATCTGGTAGATCGCGTAGAAATTTATGATACGCAAACAGATATTTGGACTCCTGGTAAATCTATACCTACAGTCAGTTTTTATTTAGCTTCTGCAGTAGTTAATGGCACAATTTATGTCATGGGTGGTTATGGCGAAGGTGCAATATTAGATAGTGTATATTTACTAGATGTAAACTCTATAGGCACCACTACACTAGCTGCTTTACTTAACGAAGGTGAAACCGTTCAGCTTAGCACTTCCTACAACTTAGCCAACAACGCTAATTACACATGGTCTTCCACTAACGAAGCAGTCGCCACAGTAGACGGTAATGGAAAAGTCACGGCGGTGGCTATAGGGGAAGCAAATATCTATGCGGAAAGTGCAGATGGTATATTCAAAGAATTTATCCCTGTAAAGGTGGTAGAAAATGCTGACGAACTCAGATTAGCGGTACATCTGAAATCAGGAGAAAAGGCGCAATTATATCTAACCGATGATGCAAGTCAAGTTATATGGAGTTCCATGGATGAAAATATAGCGACAATATCGCCGGAGGGTAAGATTACTGGGGTAAAGAAAGGTTTAGCTATTGTGCAGGCTAAACTGGATGAAGAAACATATCAAATCTATGTCCGTGTAAACGGATAAATAATGAAAGAGTAGGGCGAACCAACCTCCCATCCGTTAGTTTCTTGGTCTAACTTTTGGGGGCCGGTTTACCCTACTCTTCTTTTCATTTACCTATCAATCTTCACTCCATTTGATGATGACTACATCGTGGTCGTGGAGGGGATCGGCATAGTTGGCTTCCTGGCCGTTAAGCTTCATCAGCAAGTCACCTCTTGGGTTTGATGGGTCTAAGTCCACATATTTAAGCAAATGCATGACAATCAGCGGCTCATCTGTTTCCTGAACCAGATGGATAGAATTGCCGTTTAAGGTCAACTTTATTTCAGAACGTGGACCCCCCGTTACTAGAGGTGTTTCTTCCGGCACGAGAGGCTCAGGATCTTTTTCCTGAGTTGACTGGGCGGAGGTTGTTGCAGGTAAAGCGGTCTGGAGGGCTATCCTCTGAGTTTCGGCAGGTATTTCAGTTGCATCTGGTGATGGTGCGTCTGTTTCTGCCTCGTTATCTTCTTCTTCATATCCATCGTCGGTTTCTGCCAGTAGCAGAGATACGCGAGGGGACGTGAGATCGCGGGAGTAGATTTTATTAATTTCTACAGCTAATTCGCTTAATTCGCTAGGATTTAATACATCGTTTAATGGCTGTACATCCGCCTTTGAAGCCTGTTCGGACTGTGTTTCCGCTGGAGGCGCTGTCTGGGCTTCTACTTCGGTTGTTTCCGTTGGAACAGGTGCCAGTTCGTATGGTTCCGGAACTACAATCTGATCCATATAGCTGATCTTCCGTTCATTTAACGTATCTCCCTGATGAATGTCAACGGGGATATCATTAATGAGTACATAGCGGATGGAAGAGAGCAAGAACTCCGATAAGGCTTCCCCTAGGGACAGCACTGGAGTTTTGCCATTTTGAGCCGGAATCGCGGTGATTTCATCTCCTTGGCGGATTTCTGTTTCCACTGTGGCAGGAGCACCATTTACCAGTAGTTCTCCAGGTATTCCAGGAATACTTTTGGCGATTCTTCGTTTACCATTTAAAGTATAGCTCAGGTGTGGTGGTGTCAGACTGATGAGCCCCGCAGGCTTGACCCCGGAAAAGAGCAGGGCATCAATGACCTTGATACTCTGCTGATTAAACATCATAATCCGTTTGCCGTTAACTGTAATCGTAAAGAAGTCGCAGCCTCTATAGAGAGAGGAGACGATACCAATGCCAATTGGCGTGACGAAAGTCGGATTGTACAGGCTGTCGCTGAATAAGGTCAAGTTGGTATCGGTGTTCACTACTCCTATAGCTACCCGATTTTCTATCATGCCCAGCTTTTCTGCCATAAGCTGGCAGAGACCGCGAATCTGGCTGCCCCCGCCGACTAGAAAGACGGCAGCAGGGGCGGTTCCATTAATCAATAGAATTCGCTGGCTGATGGCTTCGGCCAGGGTGTGGATAGCATCCTGAACGGCTGCAAAGGCCTCATCTGGTGTCAGCTCTATGGAGTTCCCTAAGATATCTTTGAAAGAGATGCTCTCTTCACCGTTCAACATCAGTTTTATGCGCTCAGCAGTGGCAAAATTGGTTAGATAATGCCGCATGAGCGCTTCGGTAATTTCATCGCCGGCGGTGGTCACCATATCGTAAGCCACTACGCTGCCATCCTTAGAAATGGCAATATCGGAGGTTCCACCGCCGATATCTACCAAGGCGATATTGAGGAAACGCACATCGTCAGGAACAACAGCGTGAATGGCTGCAATTGGTTCCAGAGTTAGATTGTCCACCTCCAGGCCGCATTGAGCTGTCACCGCATAGAGGCTGATCAGCACGCTGGAAGGCAGAAAGGCGGCGATAATATTCACTGTGGCTTTAGAGCCTTTTTGGCCTTCTAAATTCTTTATCTTATAATCATCCAGCAGGTAATCTTTAACGCTGTAGCCTACGCAATAATAGTTGCTCAGGGAGCCTTCCTGCTCGGGTGTATCCGCCAAAAAAGATTCCTGAGCCTGCTGAATGGCGGAATATTCTATGTGTTGAAGTATTTTTGGTGTAATAGGCTCATTGGAAATTAAATCCAATGAAAAAGAAGCAGCCGCTGTACGCAATGCACGGCCCGCAGCTGCAATAGAAACTTTCGTAAATATTTGACCGGTGCGCTGTTCTAGCTTGGCTTTTACTCTGCTAGCTACTTGCGCCACCATATCGATGTCTTCAATTTGACCGTCGCGCATGGCTCGTTTTTCATGGAATTCTTGTTCATAATCCAAGATATTGAAATTGCCATCCTGGAGAGAGCCGACAACCCCTACTACAGAGCGGGTGCCGATATCCAGCGCAAAAATAATCTTTTTATCGTCCATATAGAAATTAAACTCCTTTGCTATCCCAAGGTGTTGAGGTGTCTCATCAGAATGGTGGGGATTTCCTTATTAGTTGCTTGAATTTGTACGGCCCCAATCTTTTGGGCGACCATAGGCATCCCGTAAACCACGCAGGATTCCGGGCTCTCGCCGATCGTGTAAGCCCCCTTTTTTCGCATTTCCAATAGCCCGGCAGCTCCATCCTTACCCATACCTGTTAGGATGATGCCTACATTGTGCAGGGAAGATTCGTTGGCCACAGATTCAAAGAGCACGTCCACGGACGGACAGTGACCGCTGACCTTGTCGGTACCTTGGCAGCGCAATTTGTATAAGCTGCCCATCTTCACCAACCGCATCTGCCGATCTCCCGGAGCGATATACACCTGACCAGGCTTGAGTACATCGTTGTCTTCTGCCTCCTTGACACCCATGGCACACAGTTTATCTAATCTTTCAGCATACAGTCGGGTAAAGACAATCGGCATATGCTGAACAATGAGGATTGGCGGGATTTTAGCCGGCAGACGCTTAAGAACCTCGTAAGTAGCTTCTGTGCCTCCAGTGGAAGCCCCTAAAGCAATGATAGTGGAATTGCAGACTTTATCAGAGCAGTCCTTTAAGGTAGTGCCCAGTATGCTGGCCACAGAAGCGGAAGCTGAAGCTGCTGTTTTGATGCTGTCCACAGTACTGGTTTTGATTCCGGCACTGCTGGGTGGGATGGATACGGCAGCTCGCTGCACCGATTCCAGCGGTTTGACAGGGGGATGCTTGGAAACCCTGGCGATGGAGGCAATCTGGATCTTGTTAATTAAATCCCCGATAAAAGCTTCCGGGGAAATAGTCCGATGAGAATCCGGCTTACGGACGAAATCTACCGCACCGGCTTGCAGCGCATCAAACACACTGATATTGGCTGAACTAACCAGAATAATAGGCATCGGTGCAGTAGACATCAGCTTTTTCGTCAGCTCAATACCCGTCATTTTAGGCATTTCCACATCTAATACCAACACGTCTGGCTGGAGTTGGGCAATCTTATCCTGTGCATCATAAGCATCGACACTTATTCCTACCACTTCTATGCCTGCTTTACCGGACATGGAGGTGGAAATTAAGGTTCGGTATACCGCAGAGTCGTCAACTATCAACACACGTATCTTTTTATTCTGATCCATAAGACTACCTCCTTAAAGCGGTTTTCGGTAGGTCGCAGGCATGATGTAAGTAAAGTTGGATTCTTCCCTGTCTACCGTTTCCGAATGCCCAATCATTAAATAACCGCCCGGATTGAGTGCATCATAATATCTCTGTATTAAAGCAGCCTTGGTCGGCTTATCAAAATAAATCATTACATTCCGGCAGAAAATCACATCAAACTTATTTTTAAAACAGATCGGGTCCATCAGATTAAAGGTTCGAAAAATCACATTTTTTCGCAATTCATCGGTCACTTGATAGCCGTTTTCTTTTTTAGCAAAATAGGCCTGCTTCCAAGGAGTTGGAAGGGCCTTCAGGGAATCTTCGTTATAAAATCCTTTGGCTGCCTTGCCCAGGGCATTTTGTGAAATGTCCGTGGCTAAAAGACGCGTATCCCACTTGACTGGCTTTGACTTAAAGTATTCCTTCATGATGATGGAAAGCGTATAAGGTTCTTCGCCAGAAGAACAACCTGCACTCCAAATGCTGAGGCTGTGGTTCTTGTTCGTCTCCTCAATATAAGGCAGAATCACTTCGTTAAAAAACGAAAAATGCTTTTCCTCTCGCATAAAGAAGGTATGATTGGTGGTCAGCTTGTTAAGCATGATTTCAATATCGGCATTGTTTTTAGTCGTCGTGATGTAGTCCACATATTCCGCAAAGGAGCTGTAACCCTTGGAGGAAAGGTAGTTGGACAACCTTCCCTCGATTAACACCTTTTTAGCCTTTAAGTTAATTCCATAATTTTTAATAATGAAATCCGTCAAGCGGACAAAGTCATTTTGTGAAATTGAAAGCATAAATGGGACTCCTTCTGAGTAAATTCACATTTAAGCTACTTTTGTAAGAGAGGACAGGTCGAAGATCAAATGTATCATCTCTTCGATTTCCACGATGCCCGTAATCAGATCGTGTTTGTTGTTGGACGGAGGTGGAGCAACTGCTGATTTCTCCACGTCTGCCACCAGGAAGACCTCGTCTACTAAGATACCCAATGTGGTTGAGTTAACCTCCAGGATAATGATGCAGGACTTGTTGCTGGAGGTGTCTACAGCCTGGTTGTTGCCAAGCTTCAAACGCATATCTAAAACAGGAATAATCTGTCCCCGGACATTGGTTACGCCCTTAATAAAATCTGGAAGCATTGGGAACTGAGTGATAGAGAAGACATTGATGATTTCCGTCACATAATCCGTATTGATGGCAAAGGACTTGTCTCCTACAGTAAAGGTCAAGAGCTTCAACATGCTGTTGTCCGTCTTATCTTCCAGAATGTAATCGTTTACATCAGTCTCTTCGCCATTTTCCTTTTGAACATTCTTTCGATCTTCCAATTGCCCTGTGGCAAAGTTAAAGATATTTGGCACATCTAAAATGATACTGATATTACCATCGCCTAAGATAGTACAACCGGTAATGCCGAAGTTGCGCAGGCTGTAAGCGCCGAAGTACAGAGGAAGCGGTTTGACTACTACCTGGTGCTGTCCGATGAGCTCATCAACCATCAGGCAGTATGAGGAGCCAGCAAATTCCACCCACATGATGATTCCGTCTTCGATGTCTTGAATCCCGCCGTCAATCTTGTATAGGTTATTCAACCGAACCAGGGTAATAAATTCATCCCCTCGCTGAATCATCTCGCCTCTGGCGGCATCGTAGACAATATCTTCTTTTGTAGCCTTAAAAGACTGGCGGATATTGGCGATTGGAATGGTGAACTGGTAGCCGCTGACACGGCACTCCATACCGTCGATGATGGCTAAAGTCAATGGAATCTTAAAAGTGGTCACCGTGCCTTCTCCTACTTCCGAGGATATGTATACATTGCCGCCTACCTTTTCAATATTTTTCGTTACTACATCCATGCCTACGCCTCTGCCGGAGAATTCTGTCACCAATTCCTTGGTAGAGAAGCCTGGCAGCAATGTCAGCTGAAGGATTTCTTTCTTAGTATATTCACTTTCCGGCTTAGTCAGCAGGCCTTTTTCTTTGGCGGAAGCCAAAATTTTGTCAGGGTCCATGCCTCGGCCGTCATCCGAAATGGTGATAATCACTTCGCTGCCGGTGTGCTCTGCTTTTAAGGTGATGGTGCCTTTTTCTGGTTTGCCGAGAGCAATACGATCCTTGACATCCGGCTCGATACCGTGGTCCATGGAATTTCGTACAATATGCATCAATGGATCCTGAATGCTGTCTACAATGGTTTTATCAATTTCTGTATCATTTCCTACGGTTACCAGCTGTACGTCCTTGCCCAGCGTATGACTCATATCCCGGACGATTCGGTGCATCTTTTGGAATACGCCGGCAACGGGCACCATCCGCACAGACATGACGATGTCCTGGAGCTCGGTGGTGAGCTTTCTTAGCTGTCTGGCATCCTTGGTGAAGTTGTCCAGCTTCAAATCTTTTAAATCAGAGGAAGAGGTTACCATGGATTGGGTAATAACCAATTCGCCTACCAGAGCCATAAGGGAGTCCAACTTGGACAGATTGACGTTAATCAAGTTGGTTTTATTGTTGCTATTCGTATTGGTGGTCGGCTGTTTTGCAGAATCGACTTTCTCGTCCTTCCCTTTCTTTGCATCCTTCGTTTCATTGCTGTTCTCGGATACAGTTGGGGTGAGCACTTTCTCTTCCATAAGTTGAGCCTCCTTTGTTTCCACAGGAATGACAGCATCGTTTAGAGAAGCTTTGTTGTCGGTAACTAAAAGCTCATAATTATCTACATATATGTCCTGCTTGATAATCTCTAGGCCATTGACAAAATCTTGGTCACAGCCAAACGTAATCAGCAGTCCGTTTTCAATCAGTTCCTGGGTGATTTCAGTGGTAGCTTCGATACCAGAA
The genomic region above belongs to Aminipila butyrica and contains:
- a CDS encoding flagellin N-terminal helical domain-containing protein, with amino-acid sequence MRIQHNIAAQNSYRQLSGNNSALGKNLEKLSSGYRINRAGDDAAGLAISEKMRAQITGLQKAQDNANDGISLVQTAEGALTEVHSMLNRMTELATQSANGTFDETTDRANLQKEVDSLLSEVDRIAESTNFNGIKLLDGTMGDKISAKGAIIGGATAATADLAATASKFKSDAIGAGTAGDQKLTVTYTDSDGTSKNLKVDYTGSTTDSENLNAMKEALSKDEAVSKLFNVSTDTGKLVLESKATGAKAATVTGLATDDTEATALGDADNATSVVGAGAGKAFTGVLEADDSISIGGKTFSFRASGSTTPVPEGTIGVTLGADDAETTANLQQALKDNGIDNVAVAYDSTANSGAGQLDVTSNGKGLTLQIGDTAESFNKLTVGVGSMSASSLGIADIDISTQDGAANALDKIKNAINSVSSTRGDLGAIQNRLEHTINNLGVTEENMTSAESRIRDVDMAKEMMAYTKNNILVQASQSMLAQANQLPQGVLQLLQ
- a CDS encoding Kelch repeat-containing protein — protein: MKRLIAIFMTMCLVLGLSSVGVWAAEDATWQTKTPMLTARYYAASSAVGNKIYILGGTGIIGAKTGKLDSVEVYDAQTDTWTTGKSMPTARAGLTSSVVRNKIYAIGGANDSGNLAAVEIYDTQTDTWTTGKSMPTAREGAASSVVGNKIYVMGGVSIIGTNPRIIETVEIYDTETDTWTTGKSMPTARSLLTSSVVGNKIYAIGGGNNSQRLSTVEIYDTQTDTWTIGKSMPAVRYCLTSSAVGNKIYAIGGHDRLNLVDRVEIYDTQTDIWTPGKSIPTVSFYLASAVVNGTIYVMGGYGEGAILDSVYLLDVNSIGTTTLAALLNEGETVQLSTSYNLANNANYTWSSTNEAVATVDGNGKVTAVAIGEANIYAESADGIFKEFIPVKVVENADELRLAVHLKSGEKAQLYLTDDASQVIWSSMDENIATISPEGKITGVKKGLAIVQAKLDEETYQIYVRVNG
- a CDS encoding cell division protein FtsA gives rise to the protein MDDKKIIFALDIGTRSVVGVVGSLQDGNFNILDYEQEFHEKRAMRDGQIEDIDMVAQVASRVKAKLEQRTGQIFTKVSIAAAGRALRTAAASFSLDLISNEPITPKILQHIEYSAIQQAQESFLADTPEQEGSLSNYYCVGYSVKDYLLDDYKIKNLEGQKGSKATVNIIAAFLPSSVLISLYAVTAQCGLEVDNLTLEPIAAIHAVVPDDVRFLNIALVDIGGGTSDIAISKDGSVVAYDMVTTAGDEITEALMRHYLTNFATAERIKLMLNGEESISFKDILGNSIELTPDEAFAAVQDAIHTLAEAISQRILLINGTAPAAVFLVGGGSQIRGLCQLMAEKLGMIENRVAIGVVNTDTNLTLFSDSLYNPTFVTPIGIGIVSSLYRGCDFFTITVNGKRIMMFNQQSIKVIDALLFSGVKPAGLISLTPPHLSYTLNGKRRIAKSIPGIPGELLVNGAPATVETEIRQGDEITAIPAQNGKTPVLSLGEALSEFLLSSIRYVLINDIPVDIHQGDTLNERKISYMDQIVVPEPYELAPVPTETTEVEAQTAPPAETQSEQASKADVQPLNDVLNPSELSELAVEINKIYSRDLTSPRVSLLLAETDDGYEEEDNEAETDAPSPDATEIPAETQRIALQTALPATTSAQSTQEKDPEPLVPEETPLVTGGPRSEIKLTLNGNSIHLVQETDEPLIVMHLLKYVDLDPSNPRGDLLMKLNGQEANYADPLHDHDVVIIKWSED
- a CDS encoding protein-glutamate methylesterase/protein-glutamine glutaminase, whose product is MDQNKKIRVLIVDDSAVYRTLISTSMSGKAGIEVVGISVDAYDAQDKIAQLQPDVLVLDVEMPKMTGIELTKKLMSTAPMPIILVSSANISVFDALQAGAVDFVRKPDSHRTISPEAFIGDLINKIQIASIARVSKHPPVKPLESVQRAAVSIPPSSAGIKTSTVDSIKTAASASASVASILGTTLKDCSDKVCNSTIIALGASTGGTEATYEVLKRLPAKIPPILIVQHMPIVFTRLYAERLDKLCAMGVKEAEDNDVLKPGQVYIAPGDRQMRLVKMGSLYKLRCQGTDKVSGHCPSVDVLFESVANESSLHNVGIILTGMGKDGAAGLLEMRKKGAYTIGESPESCVVYGMPMVAQKIGAVQIQATNKEIPTILMRHLNTLG
- a CDS encoding CheR family methyltransferase — protein: MLSISQNDFVRLTDFIIKNYGINLKAKKVLIEGRLSNYLSSKGYSSFAEYVDYITTTKNNADIEIMLNKLTTNHTFFMREEKHFSFFNEVILPYIEETNKNHSLSIWSAGCSSGEEPYTLSIIMKEYFKSKPVKWDTRLLATDISQNALGKAAKGFYNEDSLKALPTPWKQAYFAKKENGYQVTDELRKNVIFRTFNLMDPICFKNKFDVIFCRNVMIYFDKPTKAALIQRYYDALNPGGYLMIGHSETVDREESNFTYIMPATYRKPL
- a CDS encoding chemotaxis protein CheW — its product is MDNGLDNMLDMYLFETNTLLEQLDELLMDAENADCFSADQINEIFRIMHTIKGSSAMMQFNSLMTVAHRIEDMFFVIRENGAVEEQYSQRLFNLMFKSSDFLKAQISLIEGGQQTDESADDIVGEIEHLLAVMKGQAEDQPVAAQAKTTAAAPTDQIAAASDKAHVNLDLSVKLYFDQGSGMESLRALMLLKNIAEVCVDEIVTTPSGIEATTEITQELIENGLLITFGCDQDFVNGLEIIKQDIYVDNYELLVTDNKASLNDAVIPVETKEAQLMEEKVLTPTVSENSNETKDAKKGKDEKVDSAKQPTTNTNSNNKTNLINVNLSKLDSLMALVGELVITQSMVTSSSDLKDLKLDNFTKDARQLRKLTTELQDIVMSVRMVPVAGVFQKMHRIVRDMSHTLGKDVQLVTVGNDTEIDKTIVDSIQDPLMHIVRNSMDHGIEPDVKDRIALGKPEKGTITLKAEHTGSEVIITISDDGRGMDPDKILASAKEKGLLTKPESEYTKKEILQLTLLPGFSTKELVTEFSGRGVGMDVVTKNIEKVGGNVYISSEVGEGTVTTFKIPLTLAIIDGMECRVSGYQFTIPIANIRQSFKATKEDIVYDAARGEMIQRGDEFITLVRLNNLYKIDGGIQDIEDGIIMWVEFAGSSYCLMVDELIGQHQVVVKPLPLYFGAYSLRNFGITGCTILGDGNISIILDVPNIFNFATGQLEDRKNVQKENGEETDVNDYILEDKTDNSMLKLLTFTVGDKSFAINTDYVTEIINVFSITQFPMLPDFIKGVTNVRGQIIPVLDMRLKLGNNQAVDTSSNKSCIIILEVNSTTLGILVDEVFLVADVEKSAVAPPPSNNKHDLITGIVEIEEMIHLIFDLSSLTKVA